aaaaagattttgatctgtttgcttgtttctttttgttcttgtttccaattcgaaaacaccaaaaatatttgctgttcttctttggttttgtaaagttcattttgagttcaatggtcttcggtggctggagcgtggttttcatttcatattatccaagctacacaagtgaaaggcaataatgacgatctacgccaattcgactgtggtgagaggctggtatgaactctatttgttttcatttttgtacatatactcatccatgtgagcatgcttagttggttcatgtgaggtatatgtcatttaagaaagtctagtagttcatgatctctcatgtttagctccaatttattaatatgagtagcatgtcatggatgtttgcttgcattgttttattcataaataggtatgacattgtggtatcctcctctgaataattcatttgaatcgactttgcacatgctcatgcatgcatatgactgaacaaaagtcaattaagcctctatgatttacattgcttcagagttcttgtatcacttttatgcctccgttaatttattttgccgcaagcatgattatgacagtgactgctctcttgatttgtcgctccccagtctattgctagccttcacttgtactgagcgggaacgctgatcgtgcttccaaacacctgaaaaccaagttgttccaaagtgtccaccataaatacctatgcatggcatttgaaaccattccaagtaaattctcatgcgctacctttaaaccttcaaaatgcttctcaatttgtgttaatgttttatagctcatgaggaagtatgtggtgtttatctttcgaccttgtcatttacttttgacggactttcataaaaagagctggcaacggggtgcccagccccaactaataacttcattaataattctcttcacatgttttgctctgattcgtcagtaagcaacttaattttgcaaatagacactcctccatggtatgagattgatggtaggcacccgaggatttggttagccatggcttgtgtaagcaaaggttgggggagtgtcactcataataaaactaaaatacgtgtgtaaacaaaagagaagagggatgatctaccttgctggtagaaataacgtccttcatgggagccgctcttgaaagtctggttggcgaggttgatgtacccattaccattcgttgacaacaacaaacacctctcaaagtgattttactcctgttttaaaaatgaaaagctctagcgcatgttaatccctgctttcctctgcgaagggtcaatcttttacttttatgttgtgtctccatcctttctttgagcactttcttgagagcacaactgtcattcttagtataatatgcttgtcccaaaatatgattgattgtggtataattttgatgcttttatctttgacaatctctatttctagtctttctatgaacctcagaggtgcctgggcacttatgttttgctgttcaaattcgggcaagcgagataccactttatcatacccttttatgaacattgcaatcctgcttatagacatgattcatgatgcttattattaattgttggtacctttccatgattggcaTATCTATTAGATGATATTATTTgtatgtaccttattatgaactgcctaagtgttagccatatcatgagaatatttatatcatatgagcaaatgtgttcgtgaaagttcttttatcgcactcagttgttaactgaattgcttgaggacaagcaataagctaagcttggggggagttgatacgtccaaaacgtatctatttTCCTGAAcaattttgctattgttttgcctctaatttgtgtattttggatacaactaacacggactaacgctgttttcagcagaattgctcaggTGTCTtggttttgtgcagaaattcaactttcgggaaaatcctcggaatttataccaaagggcctattttgccagaagactcagggagccagaagggcaagccaggtggaggcccgagggccccacacaccaggcctgcgtgacccaggaggggggcgcgccgccctagtgtgtggccccctcggccggcctccgacgcccccctctggactacttaaagggttcgatctaaaaaaacGCGAGGaagaagtcaaagtcgccagcaaccctccagtacgccgccacatcgcgaaactccgtctcggggaccagaaactccgttctggcactccgccgggacggggaattggaggagatcatcgccatcatcatcaccgacgcctctccatcgaccagcaatgcttccccatccatgtgtgagtaattcccccgctgtaggctgaaggggatggtagggattggatgagattggtcatgtaatagcataagattgttagggcatagtgcctagtgtccgtaattggtactttgatgatattgttgcaacttgttatgcttaatgcttgtcactagggcccgagtgccatgatctcagatctgaacatgttattatttcatcatgatatgcattgttttatgatcttacctgcaagttgtatacacatgtcgctgtccggaaccaaaggccccgaagtgacagaaatcgggacaaccggaggggatggcggtgatgtgaggatcacatgtgttcacggagtgttaatgctttgctccggtactctattaaaaggagtaccttaatatccagtagattccctagaggcccggctgccaccggctggtaggacaaaagatgttgtgcaagtttctcattgcgaacacgtacgactatatacggaacacacgcCTCTGGAtttctttgtacttggacaccgttttattattatctgcaaatgccctgctttaattgttacatgagtttctctcatccatgcaacgcccgtcatccatccctgtgcctacagtattttaatcctgctgtttactataatcactactgctgtctctgttccactgctgctgttatttcactactgctactgctataaatcacattactactgataaactcttgcgagcaagtctgtttccaggtgcagctgaattgacaactccgctgttaaggctttcaagtattctttgtatccccttgtgtcgaatcaataaattgggttttacttcccgcgaagactgttgcgatcccctatacttgtgggtcatcagcggcggcggcggaaaaaTTTCCTGCTCCAATCTCCGGCGTCTGCGTTGGGCCCCTCTCCTTCCGCTTGCCGCTCCGGCGGTAGGAGGGAGGGGGACCCCGTTTTTTGCATGGTACTTAGGGCTAGTAGTTCTCTGGCATGGCGCGCCGTTGGGGTGGTGGGAACAGCGCCCGGGCAAATAAATCTGCCTCAACTCTTCTCCCACACCGGCGCTGTCCTTCATGGCGGCGTCTCGAAGTTGGTGGCACTGTGTGCTTGCTGATCTTTCAGATCGGTGGCTTTAGGGTTCATGGATGGTGTCGGTGAGGCGGCAGCGACGACTCCATCAGATGATTTTTTCCTCCCGCTCTGTCCCTGTTGCTGCGGCGTTGTCTCCGGCGCCAAGGTGGAGCAGAGAGGATTCGTCCAGGAGTACGTGCAGACGGAAGATGGTGCACCTTGTGGTGGGTTCGTGGTTGAAGGCTGATGGTTCTGGTTCCCTACTCCGACATCGTCATGCGTGGGTGCCAGAGCTGAAGTTCGATGGTGTGTCCAGGGACATACTGCCCTGGTCTGATTCTTTCAACGTTGTCCTATGGCAAACTACATTGGATGTCCGAAAAGCTGATGATCAGCGATGGAGCCGCGTCGAGCTCAGGTGAAGAGGTGATCTGTCCatttttttttccttggtggcTGCTACGGTGGTGCCGAAGAAGATGGATAGGCGCTGGTTTGTCACATAGGTTTATTCTATCTTTCCAGATCTGTAAGATCGGTGTATACGTATTTTGTATCTCGTCTTTTATTTATCAATGAGAATCGTATTACCATGAAAAAAAAGATAGGATACTAGCATAGACTTCACACGATTTTTTAAAGAAAAAAACACGCTGAGCTGTTATTTCTTATTGATTTTTGCTTATTTGAGGGCCTGGTGTATGGTTCGAAGCCCAAGCTAACCAAATCGGGACAGCCCGGAACCAAAACACGAGGACATGCACACATGCGAACATGCCAACTTCACACTGAAAAATCAAACGGAGAACAGGATCGCACGCAAAAATTGGCAAAGATAAACACACCCTTTCAGATCAGCCGACTGAGATTTTACTTATTTTACCGGTGCCAACAAGACACGACGTCGCCGGATGTAGCACACGACGGCCGCCCAGATCGTTTGGAGCTAGTTTTCGACGGCTAGAGCGCCGCCAGCCTCGTGATGTTGATGGGGTGGACGTAGAGCCCTTGGTCGGCGACGAGCGCAAACGCGGCCTCCGCCGATGCCGCTTGcgttgggtggaagccgtcccagaAGAGGTAGTTGTCGCGGTTCGGGCACACCGAAGCGAACTTGGTGCACTTGCCATCCCCGGACAGCCCGGCGCCGCCGCAGCACCCCGTGTCCAGCACCGTCAGGTCTGCCCAAAAATACGACACATTAGCAATTTAGCATACGACTTAGGTGGGGGGCGTTGCAGCTAGCTGACTTACTCAATGTAGGCGAGGCGGCGTGTTTGAGGACACTCTCGGCCATGGCGGCCGAGTCGCAGATGGAGTAGTTCATGCCGGCGAGATCGACGCTCAGGTCCTGAAGCATCGAGTGTAGCTTGGTGTACAGCTGCCTGGAGAGGTCGTTGGCCGTGCCGAAGCAGCGGTACCCGTCTAGGTCCTTCTTTGTCGCCCCGGCGTACCTCTGCGTTGGGCAGCAACCCACCATTGATGGGCTCACGATGCTGAACTTCCTCGCCCCGACCGCATACAGCTCCTGCAACAACAACATGCCCATTATTTCCTAGCACAACACAACTCTGACTGATATACACAATTCGTGTTCATGTTACTAGAACAATTAGAATTTTAGATATATATATAGGCACCTGCAGGTAGCACTTGTAAGTGCCGACGAGGCCTTCCAGGAACGCGGTGTCGTTGCGGCTAGGGGACAGGGTGGCGTTGCCGTCGACGTACTCGAACAGGTCGTTGCTGCCGACGCTGATGAAGACGAGGGACCTGGAGATGAGGTCGTACGAGCTGTTCCCCATCATCTGAACGGCAGACGTGAACTCCTCCAGCTGGTCCGTCATCGTGTACACTCTCCCGCACTGCAATAAAGCAGAGCCAATGTTACAATTCTACCTATTCGATCAGAGAAGTCAGGCAGTGTGTGCGCGTACGTGTTTGCCCGTCTGATCCTGGAGTCCTGACCCTCCTGATGCGAAGTTGATGCCGGTCTTCATCTGCCCAAGGATTCTCTCCGGTGGCAGGGATCCATAGGCTGGTGGGCTCTCGGTGAATCCAAGAAACTGAGCTGTTCGCGCAAACAAACAAAACTGGTCAACCTTAAGGTTTTTCATACTTCCTCCGTCTCATGAAGGTTGTCTGAATTTTTTCATCACCTCAGACAACTttcatgggatggagggagtacttccTTATGGCAAATATCTATACTTTGGAAAACCGCATTGACAGATGATATGAACAATTTTGCTATTTCTCCGATTTATAATAAACTGCATGAGAACTTGGTGAAGAGAAATGTCAAACATATGTAGAAAGCTAGAATTCCACCTAAAATTTGGTTGTGCTTGATTTGGTATAATGCTACTGCTACTAAAAACAATATGCAAAAAGGTTTGGCAGGGGGATTTTAAATGGAGATTCTATGATGAGTTTGAAACAATTCACCATCTCTTCTTTTACTTACCTAAATATATAAGTGGAGCGTAGTGAGCAAGTCTATTGGTGCCTTGAATATGCCTGGCAATTTTTTTCAGTATTTTAGTTGGATTGCAAGATCTTTTCCTAGGAAAACAAACTTACATGTTCTTGGAGTTGGAGCTTCGTGTTGGAATTTAAGAGATCAAGCATGTTTTGAATTGAAATTAATAAAGTCAGAGATTGTTTGATATGCATGCTCATTTTTTGGACACTAATGTTTTAGCAGGTGTAGATGCTATCAAGTCAATGACACTTTCCCTCCACACCTCTacttacactagtaggaaaactctTATAGACGgagcttaattctgtggcgcaccactaaaaatgcgccacagaaaattattttgtggcgcaccacgcacggtgcgccacagaaatagcttaattttgtggcgcaccaacaatccatgcgccacagaaataaggtggggccagccccaatcattggtttcactatttctgtggcgcacgtgaccacgtgcaccacagaaataagacattctgtggcgcactggtcctggtgcgccactgaattaagactttctgtggcgcacgtgggatggtgcgccacagaaacaacacatttttgtggcgcacatgagttccgtgcgccacagaagtttttttGGCGCCTGGCGGCAACTCCACCTCCCCCCccctgtggatcgccttttttacctctgtaaaaaataaaagaaatagatagaaatttcaaaaaataaaatccttcgagattcccatgtattatgtcatctagcaccactgaaatttaacaaacatgaattttgattttttttgcaaaattgtgtgggaaaatcatcaaactggatttctggttgcatacgaactcaaAAAAagacgcataatatatcaaaatgatcccacgaaaattctacatccgaattcacctgggcttgcccggttggacaatttttagaatagccaaattcaaaaagagtaaaaagttacggccagttaaagtttttttgctgcaaaatacaaaaaaaaagaaaaaaattctgtggcgcacctagtgcCCACGCGCCACGGAATTAACGTCCAAAATTTGAATTTTCTGCcgccctcctccacttctcctcactactcctccacttctcctcacttctctttggatgcaaacttctcctccacttctcctcctcctcctcctccaccggccaccaccaccaccaccacctcctccggcctcctcctcctcctcctccaccaccaccaccaccaccaacaccaccaccaacaccacctcctccggcctcctcctcctccaccaccaccaccacctcctccggggcTGGCCTCCTACTCcagcgacctcctcctcctcctcctccggcgacgacgaccttctcctccccctcctcctactccggcgacctactccggcgacgacgaccttctcctcctcctccggcgaccacctcctccggcgaccacctcctccggcgaccacctcctcttcctccaccaccaacttctcttcctccaccaccacctcctcttcctccaccacctcctccaccaccaccacctccatcaccaccaccaccaccaccaccaccacctcctcctcctccttcacccacccacctccggctaccttccagcgaaatttttaaaaaaatttaaaaaaatttggtggccccagatctagatctagatctagatttggccgccattttttttaaatttcaaaaaaaaaattctgtggcgcaccaccgccggtgcgccacagaaataagactttctgtggcgcatgggccggtgcgccacagaaaccttatttttgtggcgagaattctgtggcgcaccgcccatgcgTCACAGAAttgatttttggtgcgccactgatgagccttttcctactagtgttaaaGGAAGAGGAGCCTTTATATTTCTAATCACCAGAGTTCATTGGAGGAAGAGGACCAGCCAGAATAATGCAAGCACGACAGTTTCTTTATTTTGGTTTGCTTAATTAATATACAACCTATTAAAACTAACTCTCTCCTCAGTACTGGGTCTATTACATTATTTTTTATcatttaacatttatataattataTCCGCCTTTACTTTTATGTTTGGATCAAAAGTCTTTCTTATATTTTGATTTTTTTAGACATCTTTCATTATATTTTTATTGTTTATATTTTCCACTTCCTTAATTCTCATTTTGTTCAgtcttttctattttgtttttatATGACAATATACCAATTTTAATTTTTTCATGATTTTACTGTTTTATTCTACTTTTAAAATAATACATATTTTCTGACTTATATGAATAATCTTATTGCCACCAGAAATACTTAGCTTGTTTGGTATTTTCTTCTTGTTCCTTTTTTCATGTTACTTTTTAGATACATTTGAAGTAAAGGAGGATTTCTTTTACGTACATTGACATATTTTTATTACGAACATGAACATGTATTTATGCACATGAATATTAATTTACGAGATGAACATTATTCCTTTATGGATATGAGCATTAACTAGGAATAAACTATGTGAACAAAAATGTATAAAATATTTTTTCCTTGAGTTAGATATATTCGAAATAGGTATAAATATATACGTACTCTATTCTGAAAGAAGTGATTTAACTTTTTCTAGATACAGATATATTTTGACGCATTTCAGTGTGTAGATACGTgtgtatctagataaagttgagtcaCTTCTTTTTGAATAGAGGTTGTATATATTTATTAAAAGAATTTCTTTGTTTTTAAAATTAATAT
This region of Lolium perenne isolate Kyuss_39 chromosome 2, Kyuss_2.0, whole genome shotgun sequence genomic DNA includes:
- the LOC127330631 gene encoding GDSL esterase/lipase At1g71691 gives rise to the protein MKTGINFASGGSGLQDQTGKHCGRVYTMTDQLEEFTSAVQMMGNSSYDLISRSLVFISVGSNDLFEYVDGNATLSPSRNDTAFLEGLVGTYKCYLQELYAVGARKFSIVSPSMVGCCPTQRYAGATKKDLDGYRCFGTANDLSRQLYTKLHSMLQDLSVDLAGMNYSICDSAAMAESVLKHAASPTLNLTVLDTGCCGGAGLSGDGKCTKFASVCPNRDNYLFWDGFHPTQAASAEAAFALVADQGLYVHPINITRLAAL